In a genomic window of bacterium:
- the katG gene encoding catalase/peroxidase HPI, which produces MSEISKCPFHAAGRGTSNQDWWPNQLNLKILHQNSSLSNPMGKKFDYAKEFKKLNLKAIKKDLYALMTDSQEWWPADYGHYGGLFIRMAWHSAGTYRIADGRGGAGNGTQRFAPLNSWPDNANLDKARRLLWPIKQKYGNKISWADLMILAGNCALESMGFKTFGFAGGREDIWEPEEDIYWGSETEWLGDKRYSGERDLENPLGAVQMGLIYVNPQGPNGKPDPVASGRDIRETFARMAMNDEETVALVAGGHTFGKAHGAAPDSHVGREPEAAGIEEQGLGWISKYGSGKGDDTITSGIEGAWKPNPTQWDNGYFDMLFGYDWELVKSPAGAWQWTPKNVADKDLAPAAHDATKRVPTMMTTADMALRMDPIYEPISRRFHKDPQAFADAFARAWFKLTHRDMGPRSRYLGEEVPKEVLIWQDPVPTADHKLVNEKDIAALKKKISESKLTVSQLVSTAWASASTFRGSDKRGGANGARIRLAPQKDWAVNQPEQLSAVLNKLEKIQKEFNRAQPGGKKKISLADMIVLGGCVGIELAAKQAGQNITVPFSPGRTDATQAQTDAASFAVLEPVADGFRNYLKADYDVPAEELLIDKAQLLTLTAPEMTALIGGMRVLNANHGQTKHGVFTHRPETLTNDFFVNLLDMRTAWVASPGAKGVFEGRDRTTGELRWTGTRVDLVFGSNSQLRALAEVYAQSDAQKKFVQDFVAAWTKVMNADRFDLA; this is translated from the coding sequence ATGAGTGAAATCAGCAAGTGTCCGTTCCATGCGGCTGGCCGCGGAACATCCAATCAGGACTGGTGGCCCAACCAGTTGAATCTGAAAATCCTGCATCAGAATTCGTCTTTGTCCAATCCTATGGGTAAAAAATTTGATTACGCCAAAGAGTTTAAAAAACTCAATCTCAAAGCCATCAAAAAAGATTTGTATGCGCTCATGACGGATTCGCAAGAGTGGTGGCCGGCCGACTACGGTCATTACGGCGGTTTGTTTATTCGTATGGCCTGGCATAGTGCCGGTACGTATCGCATTGCTGACGGACGCGGCGGTGCCGGTAACGGTACGCAGCGTTTTGCACCGCTCAACAGCTGGCCGGACAATGCCAACTTGGACAAAGCGCGTCGTTTGCTGTGGCCGATCAAACAAAAATATGGAAACAAAATTTCATGGGCCGATCTGATGATTTTGGCCGGTAATTGCGCCCTAGAATCTATGGGCTTCAAAACTTTTGGTTTTGCCGGTGGGCGCGAAGATATATGGGAACCCGAAGAAGATATTTATTGGGGTTCCGAGACCGAATGGCTCGGCGATAAACGCTATAGTGGCGAGCGCGATTTGGAGAATCCTCTCGGTGCTGTGCAAATGGGATTGATCTACGTTAATCCGCAAGGACCCAACGGTAAACCCGATCCGGTCGCTTCGGGGCGCGATATTCGCGAAACGTTTGCGCGTATGGCTATGAATGACGAAGAAACCGTAGCGCTCGTTGCAGGAGGACATACGTTCGGAAAAGCGCACGGCGCGGCGCCCGATTCCCATGTCGGCCGTGAACCGGAAGCGGCGGGTATCGAAGAACAAGGTCTTGGATGGATCAGTAAATATGGTAGCGGCAAAGGCGATGACACGATCACCAGCGGTATCGAAGGTGCATGGAAACCCAATCCGACGCAGTGGGACAACGGATACTTTGATATGCTGTTTGGTTATGATTGGGAATTGGTAAAGAGTCCTGCCGGTGCATGGCAGTGGACACCAAAAAACGTAGCGGATAAAGATCTTGCGCCCGCTGCGCACGATGCGACTAAACGTGTGCCAACGATGATGACCACGGCGGATATGGCGTTGCGCATGGATCCCATTTATGAACCGATTTCACGTCGCTTTCACAAAGATCCGCAAGCGTTTGCCGATGCTTTTGCGCGTGCATGGTTCAAACTCACGCACCGCGACATGGGTCCGCGTTCACGTTATCTCGGCGAAGAAGTACCCAAAGAAGTTCTGATCTGGCAAGACCCTGTTCCCACCGCTGATCACAAACTGGTCAATGAAAAAGATATCGCGGCGCTGAAGAAAAAAATCAGCGAATCCAAGCTGACCGTCTCGCAGTTGGTATCCACCGCATGGGCTTCGGCTTCTACATTTCGCGGTTCGGATAAACGCGGCGGCGCCAATGGGGCACGCATCCGTCTTGCGCCGCAAAAAGATTGGGCGGTCAATCAACCGGAACAATTGAGCGCGGTATTGAACAAATTGGAAAAAATCCAAAAAGAATTCAATCGCGCACAACCCGGAGGAAAGAAGAAAATTTCGCTCGCGGATATGATCGTGCTTGGCGGTTGTGTCGGTATCGAATTGGCTGCAAAACAAGCCGGACAAAATATCACGGTACCTTTCTCGCCGGGACGCACGGACGCTACGCAAGCGCAAACCGATGCCGCTTCTTTTGCCGTCCTCGAACCGGTCGCCGACGGATTCCGGAATTACCTTAAGGCCGATTACGATGTGCCGGCCGAAGAACTTCTGATAGATAAGGCGCAATTGCTGACACTCACTGCACCGGAAATGACGGCGCTCATCGGCGGTATGCGCGTATTGAATGCCAATCACGGTCAAACCAAACACGGCGTGTTTACGCATCGTCCGGAAACATTGACCAATGATTTTTTTGTTAATCTGCTTGATATGCGTACGGCGTGGGTGGCCTCGCCGGGCGCTAAAGGCGTATTTGAAGGACGTGATCGTACGACCGGCGAATTGCGTTGGACCGGTACTCGCGTAGATTTGGTTTTTGGTTCCAATTCCCAATTACGCGCATTGGCGGAAGTATATGCACAAAGTGATGCACAGAAAAAATTCGTACAGGATTTTGTGGCAGCATGGACTAAAGTGATGAACGCTGATCGCTTTGATCTTGCATGA
- a CDS encoding SDR family oxidoreductase, producing the protein MRILVFGASGATGKLVVSQLVSKNISVRIIIRPTAIIPSEISEHTNVEIVRGNIHEFSMDQISALINDCDAVVSCLGHNLTFKGIFGKPHQLVFNTVKKITDVWSTAQNKKKFVLMSTTGYTNKAHGEKETFGENVVFSLLKLLLPPHTDNVNSGDYLFDRVKDSKQLEWVAVRPDSLIDEERVSEYEIVDTRKRSPIFDAGKTSRIIQKISLDQSDWYAVHLRGDYGDRGRLIRRLSNRKADRHVILIHDYQGNMTAERLWEYEKQKEL; encoded by the coding sequence ATGAGAATTTTAGTATTCGGAGCCAGCGGGGCTACAGGGAAATTGGTAGTATCACAATTGGTTAGCAAGAATATATCCGTGAGAATTATTATACGACCGACGGCGATAATACCGAGTGAAATTTCCGAGCATACAAACGTAGAAATCGTGCGAGGGAATATTCATGAGTTTTCTATGGATCAGATCAGCGCGCTCATAAACGATTGCGATGCAGTGGTGTCTTGCCTCGGTCATAATTTGACATTCAAAGGGATATTTGGTAAACCGCATCAACTTGTTTTTAATACCGTAAAAAAAATCACCGACGTATGGAGCACTGCGCAAAACAAAAAGAAATTCGTGCTGATGAGCACTACAGGATATACGAATAAAGCGCACGGTGAGAAAGAAACCTTTGGAGAAAACGTAGTATTTTCGTTGTTAAAATTACTTTTGCCGCCGCATACGGATAACGTGAATTCGGGGGATTATTTGTTTGATCGTGTAAAAGATTCAAAACAATTAGAATGGGTTGCGGTTCGACCGGATTCACTGATTGATGAAGAGCGAGTCAGCGAATATGAGATCGTTGATACCAGAAAACGTAGTCCGATATTTGATGCCGGTAAAACGAGCCGAATCATTCAGAAGATATCGCTTGACCAATCTGACTGGTATGCGGTACACCTTCGCGGTGATTACGGCGACCGAGGGCGCTTGATTCGTAGGTTGAGTAATAGGAAAGCCGATAGGCATGTTATATTGATTCACGACTATCAGGGCAACATGACGGCCGAACGGCTTTGGGAATACGAAAAGCAGAAGGAGTTATAA